The Amycolatopsis sp. DG1A-15b genome window below encodes:
- a CDS encoding TrmH family RNA methyltransferase, which translates to MAAPLWPLHGVNLGTLLRTCDAVGACLAVPRFPWVPEALRRGNTLRRPACVHWVHDPPGWLARERAAGTRVVGVELAEEAVRLADLPAARGRTIAVLGHEQTGIPPEVLDLLDSAFGGPGGEAPGPGRSPGCHSVVEIPMVGTGASLNVAVAGSLVLYKLAGLL; encoded by the coding sequence GTGGCCGCCCCGCTGTGGCCGTTGCACGGCGTGAACCTCGGCACTCTCCTGCGCACCTGTGACGCCGTCGGGGCGTGTCTCGCCGTCCCGCGGTTCCCGTGGGTGCCCGAAGCGCTGCGGAGGGGAAACACGTTGCGGCGTCCGGCCTGTGTGCACTGGGTGCACGACCCACCGGGCTGGCTGGCCCGCGAACGGGCGGCGGGCACCCGGGTGGTCGGCGTCGAACTGGCGGAGGAAGCCGTCCGGCTGGCCGACCTGCCCGCCGCCCGCGGCCGCACGATCGCCGTGCTCGGCCACGAGCAGACCGGGATCCCGCCGGAGGTCCTCGACCTGCTCGACAGCGCTTTCGGGGGTCCGGGTGGCGAAGCCCCCGGCCCGGGGCGAAGCCCCGGTTGTCACAGCGTCGTCGAAATCCCGATGGTCGGCACCGGCGCCAGCCTGAACGTCGCGGTGGCGGGCAGTCTGGTGCTGTACAAACTGGCCGGCCTGCTGTGA
- a CDS encoding HhH-GPD-type base excision DNA repair protein, translating to MLRELHLTGDPAADKLLNDDPFALLVGMLLDQQFPMEHAFAGPRKIADRMDGFSLAKIAATDVETFVELCVIPPAIHRYGGSMARRVHALAQHIIETYDGRTEGIWLDGRPKPDGPEVLKRLRALPGFGEQKAKIFLALLGKQRGIQPKGWRETAGAYGDRGSRRSIADVTSAETLAEVRAFKKAAKAAAKAG from the coding sequence ATGCTGCGCGAACTGCACCTGACCGGCGACCCGGCCGCCGACAAGCTGCTGAACGACGACCCGTTCGCCCTGCTCGTCGGGATGCTCCTGGACCAGCAGTTCCCCATGGAGCACGCCTTCGCCGGCCCGCGGAAGATCGCCGACCGGATGGACGGCTTCTCCCTGGCGAAGATCGCCGCGACCGACGTCGAGACGTTCGTCGAGCTCTGCGTGATCCCGCCCGCCATCCACCGCTACGGCGGTTCGATGGCCCGCCGCGTCCACGCGCTCGCCCAGCACATCATCGAGACCTACGACGGCCGCACCGAGGGCATCTGGCTCGACGGCCGCCCGAAGCCGGACGGTCCGGAGGTCCTCAAGCGGCTGAGGGCCCTGCCCGGTTTCGGTGAGCAGAAGGCGAAGATCTTCCTGGCCCTGCTGGGAAAGCAGCGCGGCATCCAGCCGAAGGGCTGGCGCGAGACGGCCGGCGCGTACGGCGACCGCGGCTCGCGCCGGTCGATCGCCGACGTCACGAGCGCCGAAACCCTCGCCGAAGTCCGCGCGTTCAAGAAGGCCGCCAAGGCCGCGGCCAAGGCGGGCTAA
- a CDS encoding DUF2165 domain-containing protein, with product MGGLRFAVTVLTGMTALQMALIAFGNITDFGTNQAFVQHVLAMDTTFRSPDMMWRAITSPGLQNTAYVVIITWEVLTAVVLIAAFVAWLRGSVSAGRTLSTLGWVMWVLLFGVGFLAIGGEWFQMWQSEKWNGLQPALQNFLIATVALVVAHLPEKQAVSR from the coding sequence ATCGGCGGCCTGCGGTTCGCGGTCACCGTCCTCACCGGCATGACCGCGCTCCAGATGGCGCTCATCGCGTTCGGCAACATCACCGACTTCGGTACGAACCAGGCGTTCGTCCAGCACGTGCTCGCGATGGACACGACGTTCCGCTCACCGGACATGATGTGGCGCGCGATCACCAGTCCGGGGCTGCAGAACACCGCCTACGTCGTGATCATCACGTGGGAGGTGCTGACCGCGGTGGTGCTGATCGCCGCGTTCGTGGCGTGGCTTCGCGGGAGTGTTTCCGCCGGGCGAACGCTGTCGACGCTCGGCTGGGTGATGTGGGTGCTGCTGTTCGGCGTCGGCTTCCTCGCCATCGGCGGCGAGTGGTTCCAGATGTGGCAGTCGGAGAAGTGGAACGGGCTGCAGCCGGCGCTGCAGAACTTCCTCATCGCGACGGTGGCGCTGGTCGTCGCCCACCTGCCGGAGAAGCAGGCTGTGTCAAGATGA
- a CDS encoding AraC family transcriptional regulator, with protein MAHVEAWRPAVPGIAEVFHARFTTHAYPLHTHDTWTLLIVDDGVIRYDLDRHHHGALGPAVTLLPPNVAHDGRAATSHGFRKRVLYLDTPVLGEDLIGAAVDRPSLADGLLRTRIHQLHESLAEPGDTLEAESRLVLVADRLRTHLGKPASPEPKRGLADDLRDLLDAHLPEALTLAEAGETLGAHPAYLVRCFGARFGLPPHRYLTGRRVDRARRLLLGGTPAAEVATAAGFTDQAHLTRHFKRYLGTTPSRYAKTR; from the coding sequence ATGGCGCACGTCGAAGCTTGGCGGCCGGCGGTCCCGGGGATCGCCGAGGTCTTCCACGCGCGCTTCACCACGCACGCCTACCCGCTGCACACGCACGACACGTGGACGCTGCTGATCGTCGACGACGGCGTCATCCGCTACGACCTCGACCGCCACCACCACGGCGCGCTCGGCCCGGCGGTGACGCTGCTGCCGCCGAACGTCGCCCACGACGGCCGCGCCGCGACCAGCCACGGCTTCCGCAAGCGCGTGCTCTACCTGGACACGCCGGTGCTGGGCGAGGACCTGATCGGCGCGGCGGTCGACCGGCCCAGCCTCGCTGACGGCCTCCTGCGCACCCGCATCCACCAGCTCCACGAGTCCCTCGCCGAGCCCGGCGACACGCTCGAGGCCGAGAGCCGGCTGGTGCTGGTGGCCGACCGCCTGCGCACCCACCTGGGGAAACCGGCGTCGCCCGAGCCGAAGCGCGGCCTCGCCGACGACCTCCGGGACCTGCTGGACGCTCATCTGCCGGAAGCGCTCACGCTCGCCGAAGCGGGCGAGACGCTCGGCGCGCACCCGGCGTACCTCGTGCGCTGCTTCGGGGCGCGGTTCGGCCTGCCGCCGCACCGCTACCTGACCGGCCGCCGGGTGGACCGGGCCCGCCGGCTGCTGCTCGGCGGCACCCCGGCCGCCGAGGTCGCGACGGCGGCCGGGTTCACCGACCAGGCCCACCTGACGCGGCACTTCAAGCGGTACCTGGGCACGACGCCGTCGCGCTACGCGAAAACCCGGTGA
- a CDS encoding DUF2000 domain-containing protein, protein MSSFDTKIAVLLRDDLASWQRLNVTAFLVSGIAHVTPELMGEPYADADGTEYLPMFGQPVLVFSGTADVLTAAHGRALGRGLRFSIFTDELFHTGNDADNRAAVREVPGEKLALAGLAVHGPKNAVDKILKGASLHR, encoded by the coding sequence ATGAGTTCCTTCGACACGAAGATCGCCGTCCTGCTCCGCGACGACCTGGCGTCCTGGCAGCGGCTGAACGTCACCGCGTTCCTGGTGAGCGGCATCGCCCACGTGACCCCCGAGCTGATGGGCGAGCCGTACGCCGACGCCGACGGCACCGAGTACCTGCCGATGTTCGGCCAGCCGGTGCTGGTCTTCTCCGGCACGGCGGACGTCCTGACCGCGGCGCACGGCCGTGCGCTGGGCCGCGGCCTGCGGTTTTCGATCTTCACCGACGAGCTGTTCCACACCGGCAACGACGCCGACAACCGCGCGGCGGTCCGCGAGGTGCCGGGGGAGAAGCTGGCGCTGGCCGGGCTGGCGGTGCACGGGCCGAAGAACGCCGTGGACAAGATCCTCAAGGGCGCGTCATTGCACCGCTGA
- a CDS encoding class I SAM-dependent methyltransferase, whose translation MSDESRAAFFDGTAEHYDDDTFHARVAEALVEPLPDGPELVLDVATGTGFAAYAALRLKPARVLAVDLSPEMLARAEAKSELDPEQRISWQVAPAVPMPVEDHSADVVLCASSLHFLGATAFPDWLRVLRPGGRLAFSVVSGARFKPSGPFAELVPDDLKFPHDEAEAAALASSAGFVDASARTFTVDDGERVRSVFLVHATAP comes from the coding sequence GTGAGCGACGAATCCCGGGCCGCCTTCTTCGACGGCACAGCCGAGCACTACGACGACGACACCTTCCACGCCCGCGTGGCCGAAGCGCTGGTCGAGCCCCTGCCCGATGGCCCGGAGCTGGTCCTCGACGTCGCCACGGGAACCGGTTTCGCGGCGTACGCGGCACTGCGGCTGAAGCCCGCGCGGGTGCTCGCTGTCGACCTGTCGCCGGAGATGCTGGCGCGAGCCGAGGCCAAGTCGGAGCTCGACCCCGAGCAGCGGATCTCCTGGCAGGTCGCGCCCGCCGTGCCGATGCCGGTCGAGGACCACTCGGCCGACGTGGTGCTGTGCGCGTCCTCCCTGCACTTCCTGGGGGCGACGGCGTTCCCGGACTGGCTGCGCGTGCTGCGTCCGGGCGGGCGGCTGGCGTTTTCGGTGGTTTCCGGGGCCCGGTTCAAGCCCTCGGGACCGTTCGCGGAGCTGGTGCCGGACGATCTGAAGTTCCCGCACGACGAGGCCGAGGCGGCGGCACTGGCCTCGTCGGCGGGCTTCGTGGACGCTTCAGCGCGGACGTTCACCGTCGACGACGGCGAGCGGGTCCGCAGCGTGTTCCTGGTGCACGCGACGGCCCCGTGA
- a CDS encoding DUF2203 domain-containing protein, whose product MGLFTVAEARDELARLRPVLDELVRVRADAAELAASLRPGGRGTELGGLPEWKAAQARLDDLMTTVQRTGAELKGFAPLLVDFPAELDGTDVLLCWLEGDRELGWYHRADLGFAGRRPLKTAGGPG is encoded by the coding sequence ATGGGACTGTTCACCGTCGCGGAAGCGCGCGACGAACTGGCGCGCCTGCGGCCGGTCCTCGACGAACTGGTGCGCGTGCGGGCCGACGCCGCCGAGCTCGCGGCGTCGCTGCGGCCAGGCGGCCGCGGCACGGAGCTGGGCGGATTGCCCGAGTGGAAGGCCGCCCAGGCCCGCCTCGACGACCTGATGACGACGGTGCAGCGCACCGGCGCCGAGCTCAAGGGGTTCGCGCCGCTGCTGGTCGACTTCCCGGCCGAGCTGGACGGCACCGACGTCCTCCTGTGCTGGCTCGAAGGTGACCGCGAGCTGGGCTGGTACCACCGCGCCGACCTCGGGTTCGCCGGCCGCCGTCCGCTGAAAACCGCTGGTGGTCCCGGCTAG